The Solenopsis invicta isolate M01_SB chromosome 3, UNIL_Sinv_3.0, whole genome shotgun sequence region AAGTCGCACTTTTGCGGATTATATGAATGGCCGAGGTGTACGTAATGCGTTGTTACCCCGAGATAATTTCCCTTTTCGGTACTTGAATATTTGCCTTTGCACTCAAGGCAAACTATTGTTGATTCATTGTCATCACGAAAATACAGAGAAGTTACGCACCGGGCACTACGTAACCATGTACTGAACGTGCGATTCGCTTCGCGTTGGACACGAGCCGAGTAAATGGCAATGCGCGGCGGGGGGCACATGCTTTAATTTAGCGTATACGGTTATTACTCCTCGGGAAATGAACACTCGCACGATTCTTCAATTTCTATCACGGTAGGCTCGATTTTAAGGTACGGCTTGTCGTCCGAATCAAATAAATGCCGCGCAAGGTCGGTTAGTGCTTCATAGCACTCGGTGCAGGCGACCACGGTTTCGGGGTATGATATTAGAGTGCGGCACGATGAGCACCATACGCATTCGTCCCCGCCGATAATTAAGCGATGGCGAGTGACGGAATCATAATATACGCGGTCGCGTTCGGATGTTTTACCGTAGCAGTCGCGGCAAATTATAGTCTGGCTTAGTTGGTGTCGGTAAAAACTGGCTAGGCTACAAACCACGGAGTGTAACCAGCGGAAATAAGGGGTCGAGAGGTACGAATCATGTGACATGCCTTATTTGGGGTGTTGCGACTTAGCTTTGAGATGGCGGCTGCTCGTGGGACTGCTGCCTGTGCCTGGGTGATCGCACTGGTTCGGTGATGACTGTCCTCGTCCTTTTTGGCTGTCTGGTTGTCCTCGGGCCTCGATCGCAATACTTTTGCCTGTGCACTACACTCGCGGTATCGCATGCATGAGGATGGGTGGTAGCAGGATATTGAGCAAAGCGTTTTAGCGTGTAgcttacaatttattaatgtaagcGTAAGGAAGAAAAGCAACACAACTTATTTGAACTATAACTACGTTATACATAGGATTAGAATTGAATTTAGTGTTAGACAATTAAGGTTAGCCTCGATTTAATGTTAGCGCTGATCTAGAGTCTGACTTTGAATTAGGAGTGGAATGAGAGTGGATCACTGTACCGGGTAACGCGGACTAGTAGCTCGGGCAGAACTCGGTCGCTACGGTTGCGACACGGAACTGTTCCGGCTATACTGACTCGACTGAACTAACTCACTCCCCGAACTAAGCATTGCATCCctatttatacaattctttagACAAAACTGGCGGCAAGTCGACACCCTCGGTGGGGTTTTATGTTGGTGCGTCCACCACtcaaaatcatttaataaagaaactcTAATTCTATTGGCTCTTAAGTGCCGTGCGAGTGGGCCTTCCCATCGCGACTATTCGGCACCGGAAAATGTCAGAAAAACACGTCAGTTCGCCCCCCTATGGTTTAACAACCGCGCGgcagatttctctgtcgcgacACTCCGTCGCTGGAATTGTTAAGGCGACATAGGGTTATGGACGTCTTATGGCTTACGACTGTGCGTACAGTTGCTCTGTCGCCGAggaggagaggaaaaaaaaagggttAGGGTACCATGAAGTTTTGAGTTGTATAatttactggccgtgcgtgcagattgCTCTGTCGCGACAGTCCGGCaccagaaaagaaaatataaaggaTGCGACCTGACGATTTATTGCTACCGAATGCCGACTCGTCGTCTGTGTAATGTCAATGCCGAACGAAAAAATTGAGACCGTggcgtcgcggacgtgacaaaCATAGTTAATGTTTTGTAATTTAAGAATccgtatatattattatataagataTGGTTATTAACAATATCctccattttaaaaaataaccttgTTATTTCTCATGAAAttgttttttagatttataaatcattagataaaaatataagttaagTCTTTAAGgtttataattcttatataagattatattagataaaaaatacaagttaaGTCTTTATGGTTTATAAGTCATTGAAATTAAGCTCTTTGCGCTGAACTTTAAGATATTCTGCAGGTTTTCTTTCAAAACAGTTTGTCTTTCTATTAAGCTTCATGTTTTCCATGAAATCAAATGGTGTTTTgacattaaaaagttttttacaatttaaagattCTAAAACATTGTTTGGTGTATACTGAATATGCTGTTGCATATCATCTTTTTTCATTCCAATTATATTTACGTTTAATGATTTAGTATAGAATTTTTCTTCTATATCATAAGCTTCTttggttatttttaatatatcatctTCTGATGCTTTTAATTCAGAAGGTATCTTATGGTGTAAATAACATGCAAACTCAAAATGCAATTGTTCGTCTCTTGCTACAAGTTCGTTTCCTCGAGCTAGACTATTCATCAAGCCTAAGTGTTTTAAGTAGAATATTGCCGCGAAAGAGCCTGTAAAAAATAAGCCTTCTACAATGGCAAAAGCCACAAGTCTTACTCCAAACAATTCATCAGAGTTCATCCATTTTTCAGCCCATGTTATCTTATCATTAATAGCCTCGTCTATATTATATCTCGTGTTCAAGTCTTCTACTTCTTTTTCGTCTTGTACAAATAGGCGTACATGtttgtcataaaatatttcacgAATGTTTTCGATAAATACCtgaatattatagaaatattcagCCCCTggtgttatatttttaatatcattaatgaAACGTGTAGAGATGTTTTCACATACTATTCCATCGCTGTGTAGAAAGCATGAAAGTATATatactattaatcttttttgATCATCATTTAATTTATCCCAATCACTTAAGTCTTGAGATCAACTTCATCTTCAGTCCATATAAAATTTCGTTGTCTCAGATAAAAGTCAAATAGATCAGAGTCATATTTTGATGTAAATGAATATGATTTAATACTCATTTTTATAGTCTTAAGTTTtctaaatactatttttttttcactttttttcagttttttttaggttttttttttggttccgctagataatattttattatattctaagTCATCTAAAGTTTCTAATATATCGTTATCTGAATCATATATATAAGTATCAAATTCATCGCTTGTAAAATCCTCCCTGTCGGTTTGTGTAAGCATGTGTGATCCTGCTCTGTTATGAGGATAGCCTTTGATGATAAGTGGTCACGTCTTGCCAGGAAATAAGGGTGACCTGTTCTTGTTGAAGGGGCATTGTCACACCTTTGATAGGCACACCCCCCCTTTTTTTGTTTACgaagaggaaatgcgttaccgcataccccaggcctcgggggaggttatgtggttatgtggggctctccctcGCCGGCGACGTGTCGGCGAGGGCCTActcactaaaacctctccgggtgtcctgccctggtccatgactgtgGGGCTTCGGGAACGCGTGCAACATGCTTCCGGAGCAGCGTGCTTCTGgagcagcatgcttccggagcagcatgcttccggagcagcatgcttccggagcagcatgcttccggagcagcatgcttccggagcagcatgcttccggagcagcatgcttccggagcagcatgcttccggagcagcatgcttccggagctgATAGGCACACCCCCATGCTGTTTCCCTCAAGGGTTGGGTATAGGTTGTTATGCAAGGGACACTTTTAATTTCACTGACATTTGGGTCTTCTCTAGATTGTGGATATTTGGAGAAACCGACTTTAAGACCCCTTATAGCTTGAATTACCTCCAATTCGTTGCTTCAACTTTGAAAAGCAAGTTGTTGGATAGATCGGGTGTTTGAAAACATTCCTGTTCATTTTTCCTGGTGACCTACATTTGAGAGAGCATAAATCTTATTTAGCAGTCGAGGGTTACAAGGTCGTATAAAGGAGAGATTCCTTACAAGGTTTTTTTGCGCTTCGGCACCATCTGTGTGAAATAGGGAGGACGATATCGTTTTGTCTTTTTTAGTCTCGTTCTCGTTAGTGggcaatataattatttttttttggtggTTTCACTCAACGGCCGCTTATCTCGTCACGATGGAATAGTGACGGATCTCGCCTCATGTTTGGATTTTTTATCTCATTGTCTCTTCTCTGTCTTTTTTTCTtggccatttttaatttttgctcggGTGTGTACACTCGGATTCTTTTTGTCCTCTGCGGTTTGGACTTGGTTGTTTTGCTGGTTCTTTTTTTGCTGGTTCTTTTTTTGCACAGCCTGTATTTGCTATCCTTGTTTTCTCGGATGACTGTACCTCCCGCGGTATCCTTGTTTGCCTCTGCGACTTTTGCATTCGGTGCTCCCTGGTTTGTAATTTTACACATTGGGGTGACGCACGGTCAATTTCCGGCGGTTGCAATTTCCCTGTTAATTTCGGTTCTGGATTTATCCAGGATCGGGATTGTGATGTATGGGAGTTTAGGCGGTTGTCGAGAGAGGGTGAGAGGCATTCGGGAGTAGGCAACGAGGAAAATGATTTCATGCGTTTATCCGGAGGTTGCAAAGGGGTGATTCGTCTTAGCGCTTGCACTCTTTTGATTTTGATCGAAGGTATCTTGTTGAGTTGACCTTTGTCATCGTTTTTTTTGCCTTCTTCGGTGGGTAATATCACTATCTTTTCTGGTGGCTCTACCCATCGGCCGGTCACCTCATCGCGGTGATATCGAGATGGGTCACGTCTTATATTTGGGTTCTTGACTTTACTATCTCTTCTCTGCCTTCCCCTCCTGACCATTCTGAGCTTTTGTTTCGGTGTATAAGTTTGGACTCTCTTCGCTTTTTGGTTTTGTCTTCCGTTAAGAATTCGTTCTGCGACTCTTGTTGTCTCGGTTCTTCTATTAAATCGACCTTCGATGGCGTCGGTTgataccattttattttttcacccGCTGCTGAAGTGGATGATAGCGGTTCCGGTGGTTTGGCGGTTTGCCTCATGGCTGCGGTCACTTGACCTTTGTCGAGCGTGAGTGTAAGTTCCCACTGCTCGTCCGCCATTTCGACGTTTGGTCTCAAGTTGATAAAGCTCACGTTAGccaaaatttctattatattttgttttgtcgATGTATCTTGTATGAACATCTTAGTAATAAGATTATAGAAGTCAGTGCTCTAGTATTGAGGGAGCTCCGTGTTAAGGGTGTTGTATAAGGTTGTTTTACCCTCTATATCTCTTAGGATACATGATGTGACTAGTGATAACCACATTTTGAGAACTTTGTACGCATTGCAACCATGCTCTTCTATTAGTTTCCGTTCCGCTCTGACAATGGAAAGGCACTCCTCGTACAAGTCAAAGGTAGGATACTTATCCCGATATGCAAGGCAGTAACTAAGAACATCAAACTACGCGTTTATTACATCTCTCATACAGATGAAATGAGAGTGTGTTATTAGGTAACACGTGAGAGGGGAAACCCATATAAGGTGGAGGTATCTCCCTGAACATGgcctattttgtatttttgatggATCTTGATAGATCTTGATAGAAAATGTTATATTGTGGAAAGTCATATCAATATTTCGCTTTGtattatatagatttataaGTTCCTGAGTTAGTGAGAAGGGAAGATTAAATTCTTTTCCGACAGTAGACTGTCAGCAGAGAATAGGCACGAACTGCAAATCCTGATTAATTACTGCTGCCAAATTTACTGATATAGCATCATAGCAGACTTCGTCTTATTTTGCAGTTTGTCCACGTCATCGAATATTTTAAAGACTTAAAATATGGTTATTAGCAATATTctccattttaaaaaataaccttgTTATTTCTCATGAAATtgtttttcagatttataaatcattaaataaaaatataagttaagTCTTTAAGgtttataattcttatataagattatattagataaaaaatacaagttaaGTCTTTATGATTTATAAGTCATTGAAATTAAGCTCTTTGCGCTCTACTTTAAGATATTCTGTAGGTTTTCTTTCAAAACAGTTTGTCTTTCTATTAAGCTTCATGTTTTCCATGAAATCAAATGGTGTTTTgacattaaaaagttttttacaatttaatgatTCTAAAACATTGTTTGCTGTATACTGAATATGCTGTTGCATATCATCTTTTTTCATTCCAATTATATTTACGTTTAATGATTTAGTATAGAATTTTTCTTCTATATCATAAGCTTCTttggttatttttaatatatcatctTCTGATGCTTTTAATTCAGAAGGTATCTTATGGTGTAAATAACATGCAAACTCAAAATGCAATTGTTCGTCTCTTGCTACAAGTTCGTTTCCTCGAGCTAGACTATTCATCAAGCCTAAGTGTTTTAAGTAGAATATTGCCGCGAAAGAGCCTGTAAAAAATAAGCCTTCTACAATGGCAAAAGCCACAAGTCTTACTCCAAACAATTCATCAGAGTTCATCCATTTTTCAGCCCATGTTATCTTATCATTAATAGCCTCGTCTATATTATATCTCGTGTTCAAGTCTTCTACTTCTTTTTCGTCTTGTACAAATAGGCGTACATGtttgtcataaaatatttcacgAATGTTTTCGATAAATACCtgaatattatagaaatattcagCCCCTggtgttatatttttaatatcattcaTGAAACGTGTAGAGATGTTTTCACATACTATTCCATCGCTGTGTAGAAAGCATGAAAGTATATatactattaatctttttttatcatcatttaATTTATCCCAATCACTTAAGTCTTGAGAAATCAACTTCATCTTCAGTCCATATAAAATTTCGTTGTCTCAGATAAAAGTCAAATAGATCAGAGTCATACTTTGATGTAAATGAATATGATTTAATACTCATTTTTATAGTCTTTTAAGTTTTCTAAATACtatttctttttcactttttttcagtttttttaggtttttttttgGTTCCgctagataatattttattatattctaagTCATCTAAAGTTTCTAATATATCGTTATCTGAATCATATATATAAGTATCAAATTCATCGCTTGTAAAATCGTTAATATACAATTTAGTCAAGTAAACGTCGCTTTTCttaatattacacattttataaactattaaatcgttattaaaataatataataatggaaTGTTATGAAATGATATAATGGAATGTTATGAagctaaaaatgaaaaatacttaGTGGCTGTTAGTTCTTGCTTTTCTTAACAGCTATAAAAATTCTTGCATGCGTGCTtgcatgaacaagtttggacatgcatttacttaggtattattctgtacagcgatcaattagttatCTCCACGATGACAGACCAAAttccttgatcctctcgtaaattatcactttagtatataatacacaattcattcacttgatcgataaaacttgagtaactaattaacgatcacttcgagtaacgaccactgtaaataattattagtcattcggcgtgcgaaaatatgtagctcgataaaacttGTGTTTACGCGTGAcaaacagacaacacgtgtttactcgacaacaggaaagagccgactgatt contains the following coding sequences:
- the LOC105206801 gene encoding ribonucleoside-diphosphate reductase small chain-like produces the protein MLLQKHAAPEACCTRSRSPTVMDQGRTPGEVLVFIENIREIFYDKHVRLFVQDEKEVEDLNTRYNIDEAINDKITWAEKWMNSDELFGVRLVAFAIVEGLFFTGSFAAIFYLKHLGLMNSLARGNELVARDEQLHFEFACYLHHKIPSELKASEDDILKITKEAYDIEEKFYTKSLNVNIIGMKKDDMQQHIQYTPNNVLESLNCKKLFNVKTPFDFMENMKLNRKTNCFERKPAEYLKVQRKELNFNDL